The Procambarus clarkii isolate CNS0578487 chromosome 56, FALCON_Pclarkii_2.0, whole genome shotgun sequence genome includes a region encoding these proteins:
- the LOC123751629 gene encoding LOW QUALITY PROTEIN: gelsolin, cytoplasmic (The sequence of the model RefSeq protein was modified relative to this genomic sequence to represent the inferred CDS: substituted 1 base at 1 genomic stop codon) yields the protein MEMAANYMEKKGYPKWRSVQRVVEKAEPAVFKAYFKTWKEPQEQLGLGRVFTQRQMSAVTATETDFIVSSLHAEKRRLLQKNAGPAFGFMPDDGSGKIEIWRIENFELEPVDESAYGFFFGGDSYVMKYTXEISGNQRYILYFWQGSASSQDERAASAIHTVRLDNELCGKAVQVRLVQGYEPAHFLRIFKGRMVVFLGGKASGFKNVHDHDTYDVDGTRLFRVRGTCDFDTRAVQVPEVAGSLNADDAFVLETPGKTYLWIGKGASEEEKAMGEKVAELVSPGRDLEVVAEGEESDDFWAGLGGKGEYQNVRELDRPLLYPRLFHCTISPAGCLRVNEVSNFSQEDLNEDDVMVLDSGDEIYVWVGQGSDDQEKEKAFAMAENYVKTDPTERTLDSTVILRVTQGEEPAAFTAIFPAWNPDMWQQLPRRAEKSQNIEKVVKDQPEKKKTSNCCCCQ from the exons ATGGAGATGGCAG CCAACTACATGGAGAAGAAAGGATATCCCAAATGGAGGAGCGTACAACGCGTGGTTGAGAAAGCGGAACCGGCTGTATTTAAAGCATACTTCAAGACGTGGAAGGAGCCCCAAGAACAACTTGGTCTCGGCCGTGTCTTTACTCAGAGACAAATGTCAGCAG TTACAGCTACAGAGACGGACTTTATTGTTAGCTCCCTGCATGCTGAGAAGCGCCGCCTCTTGCAAAAGAATGCAGGTCCTGCCTTTGGTTTCATGCCTGATGATGGCTCTGGCAAG ATTGAAATTTGGCGCATTGAGAACTTTGAACTTGAGCCTGTCGATGAAAGTGCTTATGGGTTCTTCTTTGGTGGGGATTCCTACGTCATGAAGTACACATAAGAGATCAGTGGCAACCAGCGTTACATCCTTTACTTCTGGCAG GGAAGTGCCAGTAGTCAGGACGAGAGAGCTGCATCCGCTATTCACACCGTTCGCCTCGACAATGAGCTGTGTGGCAAGGCTGTACAAGTGCGTCTTGTCCAAGGATATGAGCCAGCACATTTCCTAAGAATTTTTAAGG GTCGTATGGTGGTATTCCTTGGTGGTAAGGCTTCTGGCTTCAAGAATGTACATGACCACGACACGTACGATGTTGATGGTACAAGACTCTTCCGG GTGCGTGGCACGTGTGACTTTGACACCCGTGCCGTCCAGGTGCCTGAGGTGGCCGGCTCACTCAATGCTGATGATGCGTTCGTTTTGGAAACACCAGGAAAAACTTACCTCTGGATTGGCAAG GGAGCAAGTGAAGAGGAAAAGGCTATGGGCGAGAAGGTTGCAGAGCTGGTATCTCCTGGTCGTGACCTGGAG GTTGTGGCTGAAGGGGAGGAAAGCGATGACTTCTGGGCTGGTCTCGGTGGTAAAGGTGAATACCAAAATGTTCGCGAGCTAGACAGACCTCTGCTGTATCCCAGACTCTTCCACTGCACCATCTCTCCTGCTGGCTGCCTCAGAGTTAATGAGGTGTCTAACTTCTCCCAGGAA GACCTGAATGAGGATGATGTTATGGTTCTGGACTCTGGCGATGAAAtct atgtTTGGGTTGGACAAGGTTCcgatgaccaggagaaagagaaaGCCTTTGCTATGGCAGAG AACTACGTCAAGACTGATCCGACAGAACGTACCCTGGACTCGACTGTGATCCTACGTGTGACGCAGGGAGAGGAAccggctgccttcactgccatct